From Pongo pygmaeus isolate AG05252 chromosome 1, NHGRI_mPonPyg2-v2.0_pri, whole genome shotgun sequence, one genomic window encodes:
- the LOC129037458 gene encoding LOW QUALITY PROTEIN: serine/arginine repetitive matrix protein 1 (The sequence of the model RefSeq protein was modified relative to this genomic sequence to represent the inferred CDS: inserted 1 base in 1 codon; deleted 2 bases in 1 codon; substituted 1 base at 1 genomic stop codon), whose protein sequence is MSLPNPILQWNSGYLQTDLPALQVFDEIRSESPFFSRARFQAVEQADLGLRPLPHTRPARPARGQHRTQPLRGRGWRGPLGLRAALQQVTLTATPRVRGPPTLRPGFWAQPPGPGEGVWPGFCWSWLRGPGSGSPERRLRRRXAPEQRGRRLGASATQAGERGGFKGSQRPRLQDGAPXRGPHDRSDSENPRPREARPPAPFSLSQLRSPSSAAPSLRAGRAAPGPAAGRATLRSAAAAIPRAARGAPRTHPPSLPPPHRPAASAHRPVQPRPSPQRMERRRRPHASPPRPPPPPGVALADPNSHRLSFSARSSRRRRCRSGEESELEPPRPRQGLGKRADLAGARAKRAGRSRARAHQRSALAGALRAVAVRVLISRFPPAAFRPRGAQLPPGIGARSARSHPQPHRPAPAERRGSHRPNNGAGRGGRMDRWGVRHRLAARSRHAALCEIRRDVCGLQRPALHL, encoded by the exons ATGAGCCTACCTAATCCGATACTGCAATGGAATTCCGGATATTTGCAGACAGATCTCCCGGCTTTGCAAGTGTTTGATGAGATACGTTCggaatctccttttttttctagAGCCCGGTTCCAGGCTGTAGAGCAAGCCGACCTGGGGCTGCGGCCCCTGCCCCACACCCGGCCCGCGCGCCCGGCCCGAGGCCAGCACAGGACGCAGCCCCTCCGGGGCCGGGGCTGGCGGGGGCCGCTCGGGCTGCGGGCCGCTCTGCAACAGGTCACCCTGACCGCGACTCCGCGGGTTCGCGGGCCGCCAACTCTGCGGCCAGGCTTCTGGGCGCAGCCGCCGGGGCCAGGGGAGGGGGTGTGGCCCGGCTTCTGCTGGTCCTGGCTCCGAGGTCCGGGATCGGGCTCACCTGAAAGGAGGCTGAGGCGCCGCTAGGCGCCAGAACAGCGCGGGCGGAGGCTGGGGGCTTCCGCCACCCAAGCGGGAGAGCGAGGCGGGTTCAAGGGGTCGCAGCGCCCCCGGCTTCAGGACGGCGCCC AGCGGGGACCCCACGACCGCTCCGACTCTGAGAACCCGCGGCCGAGGGAGGCGCGCCCCCCAGCGCCCTTCTCCCTCAGC CAGCTCCGCAGCCCCAGCTCCGCAGCCCCCTCCCTGCGCGCAGGGCGAGCAGCCCCGGGGCCCGCGGCCGGGAGAGCCACACTCCGCAGCGCCGCCGCCGCCATTCCCCGCGCCGCCCGGGGAGCGCCGCgcacccaccctccctccctccctcccccgcaCCGCCCCGCGGCCTCAGCCCACCGACCTGTGCAGCCGCGGCCGTCGCCTCAGAGGATGGAAAGACGACGCCGGCCTCACGCTTCACCGCcacggccgccgccgccgcctggaGTAGCACTCGCCGACCCGAACAGTCACCGTCTCTCATTCAGCGCCCgcagcagccgccgccgccgctgccgctcGGGGGAGGAGAGTGAGCTGGAACCACCCCGTCCGCGCCAGGGGTTGGGGAAGAGAGCGGACCTGGCGGGGGCGCGCGCCAAGCGGGCGGGGCGGAGCCGCGCGCGCGCGCACCAACGGAGCGCGCTCGCGGGGGCCCTGAGAGCTGTAGCCGTCAGGGTCTTAATCTCGCGCTTCCCGCCCGCAGCTTTTCGGCCCCGCGGAGCCCAACTGCCGCCGGGGATCGGTGCCCGCAGCGCGCGCAGCCATCCGCAACCCCACCGCCCGGCGCCTGCTGAAAGGAGGGGCTCCCACCGGCCAAACAACGGGGCGGGAAGGGGTGGGAGGATGGACAGGTGGGGCGTCCGCCACCGCCTGGCCGCCCGCTCCCGGCACGCGGCCCTCTGTGAAATCCGCCGTGATGTCTGTGGCCTTCAGCGCCCGGCTCTTCACCTTTAA